CCTGTCTCCTCTGAGAtgagcctctgccctccctccagtccttcaggagggagggagtgatGGAATCCTGTTGCCTTAATGGTGGGCAGCACAGACGCTTCAAGTGTCCAGGCACTTCCGAAAGGCAAACATTTATTCTTAGAGGCAACTCTTATTTGAGGAAGATGGACATTTTCCTACCAAACCCACAAGCCCAGCTCCCTTTGTTCACCCCCACCTTCAAGTGGTCCCCCCAGACTTACAGCTGTCCTCTCCCCCTGGGGGGGGCAGCCCTTAGGGGCACCGGAACGGACCTGTGCTGCCTTCACTCCCCTTCTGGCACAGAGCCCCTAGGACGGGGGGTCTCCAGCTGCAGTGCCCCTgggcctgcccctctctcccacaTGGCTATCCATTGGTCACACGGTCATCCCGGCAAGGCCCCACTCCCCTGCGGGACCCTGGCTGGCCCACGACCCCACCACCGACCCCAGCACCGCCGGGGCCTAGGCTGCAGCTCCGCCAATACCCCCTTCCCTCCGCTCGGGGTGACCTCACGCTGCGCCCTCGTGCCCCGCGCCTGGCTCCAGGGTGACCCTGGGGAGCGGGGCTCCCGAAGAGGCAGGCCGACCCCGCCCCGTCGCCCCCCCAGCCGGCCCGGCGACTCCCcagggcgcgggcgggggcgcgtgTGCGCGGGGCGGGGGTCGGGGCGGCCGTGACCTTGGCCGGGCGCGGGTCCCCGGGGAGGGGCGGAGCGCGGCGCCCGGCGGGCGGGGACGGGCGGGgacgggcgcgggcgcggcggcggcggctcgggcgggcgggcggcgggcggcgggcgcgcggggggcggcggcgcccGAGCGGACACGAGCCGGCCAGCAGCAGCCGCGGCGGCGCCGCAGGACGAGCGCCCAGGtaggcggccggggcgggggccgggcgggggccccCGCCGCACCCCACCCGCGAGGCCCGCGGCGCCCTCTCCCCGCGCGCCCCTCCTTTgtccgagcccccccccccccaggcgcGGGCCCGGGCCCTCctgcgcccccgcggcccccgcccggagcccccagcgcgccggccccgccgcccgggccgcgGCGCGCCCACCTTGGACAGCTCCCCTCCGCGCCCTGAGCCCCGCGGCCctcgcccgcgcccccgccgcccctcccccgggCCGCCGCGGCCCTGCTCCGGGCGGGGGTCGGGCGCGCTCAGAGCCCCTGCGAGGGGCCCTCTCCCCGCGGAGCGTCTGCCCGGCCTcctgcccccgcggccccgccgagCCCCGCACCCGGGAGCCCCTCCCTTGGTCGGGCCCTTCCCCCACCACCGAGAGCCTCCGCCGGAGCCGTGGGCTAGTCCCCGGGTGTGcgtcccctccccaggccccgtcACTCCCAGTGCCGAGGTCAGACCCCTCCCCATTTGCCCGAGCAGAGAGTGTGTgtgtcctctgccctcccctgggTCGAGGCCTGCTCCCGGGGCTTAGAGGAGGACCCTGGGCTGGGGAGCTTCAGGGCCCAATTCAAATCCTAGTCGGCCCTGCCACCTccctgctctgtgaccttgagccagtGCCTCCCCCTCTGAGCCTCGGTGACCGagaccccctgcccccaccccacagcagGTGAGGGTGGGATTCCACAGCGCCAGGTGGGTGGGTGTCTGGCCTGGACGTGGGGGTGAGTGGACCGGGGCTCCAACTGCAGGGACTCAGACACCAGCAGGGCCCCTCCTGGAGGACATCCTGCTGATGGGCCCGGAGCCTGCCAGGGGGTCTGCACCCAGAGCAGGGCAAGGGCGGCTTGGGTCTCCGGCCAGTGATGGCGGTGCCCGGTGGCACGTTCATGTGCCCACCTCTCAGGGTGCCCACCCAGGGAAGGGCAGCGCCTGCAGAGCGGGCTGGCACCCCTTGCCAACAACCCCCCCACCCGCAGCTTCCTCCCAGTGCTGAGAATTGCTGTGCATGTCACCAACATGCCAAATGGTCTACTAGGAGTGAGTACTGGTGAGCGTGTAGAAGTGTGCCTGGCACGTAAGTGGGGTATGTGTCTGCTGTTACTTTTATCGTTATATCCGCTCCTGGCAAACCCGGTACTTTTGATCCTTCAGAGCCTGCCTTCACAACCCACTACCAGCCAAGTGCTTTACACCCAGAGCCCTCGTGGTTGATGGTTACGATGGTCTATCTTTACCGAGGGCCCCGCGTGCCAGGAGCCTGGCTGTGGGCTTCATCCCGCTTCTACGCTGCTTGTCCCAGCAACTTgtggagcaggctccttgcatgctCCCATTCACAGAAAACCAGGACTCAGGGACCCCAGCTGACCTGCCAGGTTCTCACCAGGAGGTTCACACCTGGTCTTACACCCCCACGCACCTGAGGGAGGGACCTTGGTCCATTGTAAtctcctgtctcctctctcccACGGTGGACAGCCCTCCATACTGAGGGACCTTCAGAGACCgctgggaaggaggaagggaagcgGTGCCCTGCTGGAGACAGGCCTTCTGCTGtcccaccccagcccagggctcctcCCCCCTCTGCAACAGCTCAGGAATTGCTGTGCCTCAAGAGGCCACTGGATCTGGATCTCTGAGcacaggggcagtgggagaggctTGGAGGACACCCTTTCAGGGAGATCTGTTCCTGCAGATACAGCAGCCTGAGCCATCGGCTAGGGCAGACCAGACTGCCCTCTGGATGCAGAGTGCAGGAAGTGGGGACCTTTCTTGTTGGGTCCAGTTTCAGTTGTCCCACCTCTGATCGAGGCTGCTATCAGAAATCAGTGCCATGATTTGCAAATTGTGGCTCTTAGACCTCCAGCATCAGGACCACACTCACGGGATGAGAGAGGAGGGCAGCTTTATGGTGCAAGTTCCTGGGGCAGTGGCCCTGGGCCACCAGGTTTGTCATTTCTGGGCCCAAGGCGACAGGCATGTTAAAGACACCCCACCGTGTGGCTCCCATGAGGTTCAGGGACCCACAGACGTTGGCACAGCCTGTCACCAGCGAGCCTCAGGCAGGGGCAcgtgggggtgctggggagggggcatCCAGGGCCCCATCCAGGAGCAGCTGACTGGATCTGAAGGGAATCCAGGCGGAGCTCTGCCCAGCCCACCACCTCGgaccccagcagggagcctgtggtTGTCAGAGAGAGGCATCATTtcatagaggcagaaacagaggctcagggtGGCAACGCAGCTTGCCCAGGTCACAGAGCCAGGTCTGCTGGCTTCCAAGAGCTCATGGCCACTCCGGGAAGAGAAGGAGCAGCCAGTGCAGCCTGGGAggggggcagcaggtggggaAACAGTGAGTGCACTGCACACTGGCATCTGCGCACACCTCCCAGCAGAGTCCCCTGGGAACGAGTTTGGGCCCCAGGTTCTGGGGCAGGGAAGCAGGCTAAGGGGGCTGGCTCCAAGCCGACACGCAGGGCACAATTGCGAAGTCAGCCAGCTCAATCAGAGGGCCTCCCCAGGATACAGGagaaatgtcacctcctctgagaagctgCCCCTTGTACCGTCGCCTCACCCCCAGGGGCCCAGAGCTGTCCCTCCTGACTGCGGCCCTTTGTGCCTGACGCTCCTCTCTGTACAGGGTCGGTCTGGGGTTCTAGCAGCTGGCACAAGCCCTCCCGGCCCTGACAGCCCCCCACCGCGTGGAAGATGCCTGAGCAGAGCAACGACTACCGAGTGGTGGTGTTCGGGGCGGGCGGCGTGGGCAAGAGCTCGCTGGTGCTGCGCTTCGTGAAGGGCACGTTCCGGGACACCTACATCCCCACCATCGAGGACACCTACCGGCAGGTGATCAGCTGTGACAAGAGCGTGTGCACGCTGCAGATCACCGACACCACGGGCAGCCACCAGTTCCCGGCCATGCAGCGGCTGTCCATCTCCAAGGGCCACGCCTTCATCCTGGTCTACTCCATCACCAGCAAGCAGTCGCTGGAGGAGCTCGGGCCCATCTACAAGCTCATCGTGCAGATCAAGGGCAGCGTAGAGGACATCCCCGTCATGCTGGTGGGCAACAAGTGCGACGAGACGCAGCGGGAGGTGGACACCCGCGAGGCCCAGGCCGTGGCCCAGGAGTGGAAGTGCGCCTTCATGGAGACGTCGGCCAAGATGAACTACAATGTCAAGGAGCTCTTCCAGGAGCTGCTCACGCTGGAGACACGCCGGAACATGAGCCTCAACATCGATGGCAAGCGCGCCAGCAAACAGAAGAGGACAGACCGCGTCAAGGGCAAATGCGTCCTCATGTGAGCCCGGAGCGCCCGCCACCAGCCGGCCCACGCCTCTCCCCacgcccctgctcctcctccccccccagtCCTCCGCTCCCAGCCGccggcctccctgccctcctccccacctccttctctctccctctcatctcCTCCACTTCTCTTCCTTCACCCAACACCTCTGCGGGGGAGACCGAGGCCCCGGGGAGCCCGCGGCAGGTCTGGGGCTCCAGCCCGGCTCTGCTGCGCGGCTctgcctcccgcccccgccccccaggcctgTCTGCACCCCCGAGAGCCACGTGCTGGAGGTGGCCCCCTGGATCCGCACCTGAGAAACAGGTGAAGCTGCCTGTTCCCGCTGGGACCGAGGACACTGGGTCCTCCCTGTCCCTGCCCATCCGTCTCTTTCCTTCGGGCGCCCCAGGCAGACCTGTGTCTCCCCCATCGGATCACTGTGACCGTGCTGGGGAGGGGGAGTTGAAATGCACATGGACCTCAGAGTTTGTTTTCCCCCCTTTGGTATTTAACAGACGCTGTCCCTGCTCCATCCTTCATAACCTCCGGCCTGTGCTCCCCACCCCGGGTCCCAGATCAGTCCTCACCTCTGTCCCCAAGCCTCAGTGAGGGGCGGGGGGCTTTGTGGGATGGGTCTCAGGCCACCAGGCAATAACCACAGAGCCTGCAGCAGCGCCCCGCCAGCCTGGAATCCCACTCCTCGCCCAGTGTAGGGTGAGGCTGGGTACAGGCAGGGGAGAGGCCTGGGACTGGCCCGTGGCCACAGCACAACTCAAGGGGACCATCCAGCATGAATATGGAGGGCCTTCCCAGACCCGGCCTGCAGACACTGGCACAGCCTGCTACCACTGAGCCTCAGGCAGGGGCACGTGGGGTGCTGGGGGGGGCACCCGGGGCCCCATCCGGGGCAGGCGACTGGACCCAGCACCAGCAGGATCTGAGGGGAATCCATGCAGAGCTCTGCCCAGCCCACTGCCTCCCGCCAACTGTGCCCCAGAGTTGGGGGGCTCTGCCCAGCAAGACGTGTGTCCTGGAGTCAGGGGATATCAGCCACCATGAGATTCCGAGAGTGGCCACATAACTCTATACTCATGGAGGGGGAAGGGGCTGTGTGACAAGCATGAAGGTGAGCCgtaggcctggggtgggggtgaccagGGGGTGGTGGGTTTGTACAACCTGGAGCACACAGGCAGATCGCTTGTGTCTCAGCATGTGTCTATGcgtgcacttgtgtgtgtgtggctgtcaTTTGGATGGTAAGTCTGTGTCACGGTCTCTGTGTAATAATGGTGTAGGCTATGTGTAGGGGTGGGCAGTGTGGTTGTCCTCAGGAATGGTTATTTGTGTCTCTGGGAACCTTTGTACCAGCATAAGTGTGATTGTAAGTGGTTGTATTTTGGGGAGTGGGGGACGTGATTTATAGGACCGCATCTGTAAACCTGTTCGTTCTGCTGCCTGAGGAAGCCCATTTGGCTTTGTAGTGAGGTGGCTCTTGGCTCAGACTCTGTATCGATCATCTCTGGGTGcctaacaaatgaccacaaagtCAGCCAACGGAAACTGGACACTTTTGTCATCTCCGTTCCTGTGGGTCAGGAGTCCGGGCATGGCTTCCCCAAGACTTCCACTCAGGATCTCACGGGGCTGCGATCAGAGCCTGCTGGCTGCAGTCTCATCAGAAGACCTGACTGGGGATGGATCTGCTCCCGAGCTCACACAGCTATCAGCGGCATCCAGTTTCTGCAGTTTCAGGCCCAAGTGGCTCCGTTGCCCACTGGAAGTCAGCGGGAGCTACCCTCGGCTCCTTGCCGCGTGCGTGTCTCCCTGGGGTTGCTCACAGCATTGGGTGTCCTGGGGCATGACAAAGCTGTGTGTGCATGCTTGCACGTCCTTGGGCGCATCGGGACTgacctctatgtgtgtgtgtatgcgtgtgtgcatgtgagaaAGGCCATGTCGCGGTACAGTCATGTGACCACATGGGGACTGTTTATAGGTGAGAGGGGCTGCTTGTGTCCATCTCGGTAGCAGTGTGTTTGGTCTTCTCTGTGTTCGTGGGACTCCACAAATGTTTACTGGGCACACTATGTAGAGAGGgagggaatgtgtgtgtgcaagtgtgtgtgtcaCCGCCTGGCACATGGACGGGCATGGAAGAGCTGGTGGCATCCTGCCTGAGCACAACTGAGCCCCTGTATCCTGTGGTGGGTCCAGGGCCCACCAGCATCTGGTGTTGCTCCTTCCCCACCCCGGGAGCGTTTCCTGGGCCCTGCTGGGCAGGGGTCTGCAGCCCTTTCTCAGGGACACACCCTGATAGCACAATCTCCCTGGGGCCCCGCCCACCTCCAGGCCTTTCCTGGCCCCAGGCCCTGGTCCCCTGGGGAGAAAGGGCTTCTGCAGCAGGAGGGGCCTGAGCCTGCCCCAGTCTCTGGCCCATCCTGCCTGGGCATCCCTGGTTCTGGGGACCATGCCAGGCCATGCTTGCTGTGattccacccctgcccctcctcccccgcatgtgggtgccccctgccccccattgTGGGGTCTGTGTAGCATTTGCTCTAGAAATAGTCTTCCTGCAATAAAAAAAGTGGATCCTGCATTCCCCATCAGTGTCCTTTCTTTGGGGTCGGGGAGGGCAGCCCACCACCTGCAAAAGATAAGAAACATGAAGGATGAGAAGGTGAGGGATGAGGAGGAGGTGAAGGgatggggtgagggtggagaaGGTGAGGGAtgaggaggtgggggatgggggtgagggaagAGGTCGAGGGAAGGAACTGTGGGAAGAGGTTGCAGGTTGCACATTTGTGATGTAGCCAGTTCAGCATTCCTCCAGGTGGTCCCCCGACaagagacccccccacccccgccagagCCCACACTTACTGCAGCCGGATGCGGGGAACGAATGAGCAGGTGCGGTGAGCCTCCTTTTACATGGGGAGGACCCCACAGGGCCTCAGCCTCCCCATCTGTTAAATGGTTTGGGGCAGAGTTTGCAAACTTCCcagcagaggcacagagagggtgaggagagggaggCATTCACCAGCCGCAGGAGACTTAAGTGGGGGACGCCAAGAATTCAGCCAGCAAGACACACAttgtgaagaaatatttaatgcgaaaaaaatatcaatattttaaatagagaTAGGATCTGACACAGCCTGGGAGAAGCAACGAGGTGGTTGGCACAAGTGCAGCATCGGATCTTGTCTTTCCTTaacattttggtattttgttcatCCTGGattatttctgcatttattttgaattttttaaatattgcattaaCATAGTATTTATCTTGATGGcaaggttttctctttctttctttctttctttctttctttctttctttctttcttctttctttctttctttttttccttttttcagtgcCCCTTTAAGTTTTGGATTTGAGAAAAGCACCTTTCTTGCCTCCTCTGTCTTTGGGGCCACATGATGATGTCCTTGGGGGGAAGCATGCTCAGCCACCTTGCCCAGCCCACGCAGCAACGGCCAGACCTTCTGATTTCTCAAGAGGGCCTGGAAATCTAGACTTCTTTTTGTGAAATgccctgatttttaaatgttaccaACGTACTTACATTTTTCAACAATTCTGGGGCcgcactcccccccccccggggggggggctgCCAGTTTGTGACCCTTGTGTAGAGACATGGGCTGGGGCCTCCAGGCGCCTGCAGTGGGGAGGTTCTTGCAGGGATGACAGGagccccagggaggggagggggggcccCTCAGCTGGAGGGCTGGAGGCTCAGATCACAGAATAGCAGCATATTGCACAAAGTTCTAGAAGTCCCGGAATCTGGTGGCTCCATCTTCCTGTGTTAAGAAATTCTCCCCTCCCTGTCTGTGCTTTTGCAGATGTACCATCCATTTCCCAACATCTTCAGGGGGagttattaaaaatacacattccaGGGGTCCAGGGCCCACAGGATGCTTCAATctgggtgggggccagggaacctgctttttcAGATCCGGGCGCAGGAGTTAGGAAGTTGAGAAGCCCTGGAAGTTATGAGACAGGTTTTGGGGAATGACCTTGGGTGTAACCTCCCTGAGACTCAGTTAccacctctgtaaaatggggacaatgggATTTCGCCTCTTGGCGTTACGTAGAGGGCTCAGAATAAGGGCGCAGTTTCTGTTGTCCAGGTCAAGCGCTCTGTGAGGAAGGGACGTACTTCTCCCGCCAGGGAGGCCCAGGTGCTAGGCTTTTGGATTCGAATTCGCGGAGGGCCTCGCACCCCACTGACGTCACCGAGTCACCTCTGGAAATCTGCTTGTCGCGGGTGGTGGAGTCCACATCACAGCGGGCCAATGTGCCTATTAGCATAGCCCCGCCCCCACCACGCGGTTCCCCGCTCGCGGGTGGCCAGCGGCGATGCCACTCAGCGTCCCACCTCCTGGCCCCGCCCACGCTGcgagccccgccccctcgcctGGGCGCAGCCTACCCCGCTgcctgccccgcgccccgcccctcccggggcCTCCCGCCGTCCGGGCTCCTGATTGGCCGCGCTGCCTGCCAGTGCCCGTCCCCCgggctccggccccgcccccggagggAGCGGGCGCTTGCCGGCTAGGCGGCGGGTTCGGCTGCGCGGCGAGGCTGAGGCGGCCGCGGCGGCCAGAGCTCAGGTAAGGGCGCGTGCAGCCGCCGGCCGGGCCGGGGTCCGGCGGCCCTGCCTCGGGCTCGGGGGGCAGGGGCGTGGCCGGGGCGGAGGGCGGCCCTGGGCGGCCCGGGGCAGGCGCCCTGGAACGGCTCCGGTTTGGCTGTGGACCGAGTTGGGGGTCGCGGTCCGTGAGGAAGGGGCTGGAGTTGAGGGTCCCGGCCGGAGTCGGGGTCGCGGTCCGTGAGGAAGGGGCTGGAGTCGAGGGGCCCGGCCAGAGTCGGGGTCGCGGTCCGTGAGGAGGGGGTCGGAGTCGAGGGTCCCGGCCGGAGTCGGGGTCGCGGTCCGTGAGGAGGGGGTCGGAGTCGAGGGTCCCGGCCGGAGTCGGGGTCGCGGTCCTTGAGGAGGGGGTCGGAGTCGAGGGTCCCGGCCGGAGTCGGGGGTCGTGGTCCGTGAGGAGGGGGTCGGAGTCGAGGGTCCCGGCTGGAGTCGGGGGTCGTGGTCCGTGAGGAGGGGGTCGGAGTCGAGGGTCCCGGCCGGAGCCGGGGTCGCGGTCCGTGAGGAAGGGGCCGGAGTCGAGGGTCCCGGCCGGAGTCGGGGGTCGCGGTCCGTGAGGAAGGGGCCGGAGTCGAGGGTCCCGGCTGGAGTCGGGGTCGCGGTCCGTGAGGAAGGGGCCGGAGTCGAGGGTCCCGGCCGGAGTCGGGGGTCGCGGTCCGTGAGGAAGGGGCCGGAGTCGAGGGTCCCGGCCGGAGTCGGGGTCGCGGTCCGTGAGGAAGGGGCCGGAGTCGAGGGTCCCGGCCGGAGTCGGGGGTCGCGGTCCGTGAGGAAGGGGCCGGAGTCGAGGGTCCCGGCTGGAGTCGGGGGTCGCGGTCCGTGAGGAGGGGGTCGGAGTCGAGGGTCCCGGCCGGAGTCGGGGTCGCGGTCCTTGAGGAAGGGGCCGGAGTCGAGGGTCCCGGCCGGAGTCGGGGTCGCGGTCCGTGAGGAAGGGGCCGGAGTCGAGGGTCCCGGCCGGAGTCGGGGGTCGCGGTCCGTGAGGAAGGGGCCGGAGTCGAGGGTCCCGGCCGGAGTCGGGGTCGCGGTCCGTGAGGAAGGGGCTGGAGTCGAGGGTCCCGGCTGGAGTCGGGGGTCGTGGTCCGTGAGGAGGGGGTCGGAGTCGAGGGTCCCGGCCGGAGTCGGGGTCGCGGTCCGTGAGGAGGGGGTCGGAGTCGAGGGTCCCGGCTGGAGTCGGGGTCGCGGTCTGTGAGGAAGGGGCCGGAGTCGAGGGTCCCGGCTGGAGTCGGGGGTCGCGGTCCGTGAGGAGGGGGTCGGAGTCGAGGGTCCCGGCCGGAGTCGGGGTCGCGGTCCGTGAGGAGGGGGTCGGAGTCGAGGGTCCTGGCCGGAGTCGGGGGTCGTGGTCCGTGAGGAAGGGGCCGGAGTCGAGGGTCCCGGCCGGAGTCGGGGTCGTGGTCCGTGAGGAGGGGGCCGGAGTCGAGGGTCCCGGCTGGAGTCCGGGTCGCGGTCCGTGAGGAGGGGGCTGCGTCCCGGTCCCGGCCGGAGTCGGGGGCTCAGAGTCCGTAGGAAGGGGCTGAGGCTGTAGTTGGGGGTCTGGGCTGGGAATGGggtaggggggcaggggaggggcagagctgggcatCAGAgctggcaggggagagggaataGTGCTAGAGCTGCAGGTGGCGGTTATCTGAGGAGGGGCCAGGTGGGGGAGGACTTGAAAGTGGAGGGTGGCtgaggagggggctgcaggggcggggggaggcgtgCAGCCAGCGGGGAGCTGGGGACCCAGGGGGGCGTGGGGGTGAGCTGGGAAAGGCGCACAGTGAGGCTCGATGGGCGGCAGGTGCGCCAGGCTACTTGgagcaggggtgtgggggtggatccTAAGGGCTCTGGGGGCCCAGCTGTGGACACTGTGAAACCTGGTGCTGCTGTTTTGGGGGAAGGCAACTAGTCAGGAGGAAATGGGGGGGTCTTGGCTAGAAGTCAGTTGTAAGGATTGTGGAGGCCACTCGCCCCCCTGTTTTGGAGGGCTGATCATTTGGTGTCGGAGAGGGGTCTGCAGAAGCCCCTTGGCCACAGTGAGCTGGAGGAGGTGGGAGTCCAACACACTTTGGGAGGTCCGCTCCTAGGATGTAGGGTATAAGGAGACGGTCCTGGAAGCAGAAAGGTTTGTGTCCGTGACTGAATTTTTCAGGAGTTTTTGGGCTCAGGAACGAGGAACCCAGGTGGGAGTTTTGGGGGCCATAGTATTGAGACGTGTGGGTGGCACTTTGTTTTTCCTGGGGAGTGGGGGTTGCCGGGGGCTGGAAGGTGGGCGGGAGAAGACAGGTGTGATGAACAGCAGCTCAGAGGCTTTGATTGTTGCTGGGTGTCCCGGATGCAGAAACGCCAAGTTCACACACTTGTCCAGTTGGACGCCGAGCTCTTGCGGACATTAAGAGTGTAGTGAGCTCTGGACGGCGGGCCTGTGTGCTGCTGCGTGGCTGTGGCCTCGGTGCCTCTGGGGGAGTTGACTTTGCTCCTCGGTGAGAGGGGACTAAGAAGGCCATAGCAGGCACCTCATagggctgctggggggggggtCAGATGAGGGAGTGCACGCACCTAGCACACTCCTGGCACATGGCAGGGGGACGTGAGACGTCGATAATAATGTTCTaaattaagggtttttttttttttttgggaggggggaagGTGGGTGGGTAGAATTACTGGGTTGTCACAGAgggtaggggaggggaggaatcaGCTG
The nucleotide sequence above comes from Canis aureus isolate CA01 chromosome 19, VMU_Caureus_v.1.0, whole genome shotgun sequence. Encoded proteins:
- the DIRAS1 gene encoding GTP-binding protein Di-Ras1, encoding MPEQSNDYRVVVFGAGGVGKSSLVLRFVKGTFRDTYIPTIEDTYRQVISCDKSVCTLQITDTTGSHQFPAMQRLSISKGHAFILVYSITSKQSLEELGPIYKLIVQIKGSVEDIPVMLVGNKCDETQREVDTREAQAVAQEWKCAFMETSAKMNYNVKELFQELLTLETRRNMSLNIDGKRASKQKRTDRVKGKCVLM